Part of the Methanofollis sp. genome, AAAGCGATTGAAACTGTCTTTATAGGTTTCGCTCCCACAATACGAACCGCACGCACCCCTCGTCCCCGGCGCCGTCGGGCACGAACCCGGCCTTCTCCAGCACCCGCACCGAGGCGCGGTTCGCCGGGTCGGCCTGCGCCGTCACGCACGTCACCGCAGGGTGCGCGAACGCCCACTCAACGAGGGCCGCCGCCGCCTCGGTCGCATAGCCGCGGCCCCGGAAGGCCGGGAGGACCGCGTAGCCCATCTCCGCCTCCCCATCGGGCGAGGGCCTGCCGACAAAACCGCACGACCCCGCGAGCACCCCATCGGGGGAGACGATGTACCAGAGGTTCCAGCCCTCGCTCGCCGGGTCCTCCGTCAGCCAGGAGAGGAACGTCGGGATGGCATCCTCGACAGTCTCCGGCGGCCAGGCGTCCGGGACCGCGGCGCCGAGGAGAGAGGCCAGGGCCGCGGAGTCAGCCGTCAGGTGCGCCGCCGTCGCCGGGACCAGGCGGAGGCGGGCGGTCGCCACCTCCTCAGCCATCCCAGCCTTCGGCCCGCAGGCGCTCCTTCGCACGCTCCGCGTAGCCCGCGTCCGAATCGACGCAGACAAAGTCCCGGCCCGCCCGCAGGGCCGCCACGCCCGTCGTCCCCGCGCCCGCGAACGGGTCCAGGACCACGTCCCCCTTGAACGTGTAGAGCTGGATGCAGCGGTACGGCAGCTCCACCGGGAAAGGCGCCGGGTGGCCTACCTTACGCGCCGACTCCGTCGGAAAGGTCCAGACGCTCTTCGTCCACTCCAGGAACTCCTCCCTGCCGATCGTGTCCTCCCTCTCCCCCTTCTTCCGGGCATACGACCCCTTCGAGTAGACCAGGATATACTCGTGGACGTCCCGGAGCGTCGGGTTCGAGGCCGAGCGCCAGCTCCCCCAGGCCGTCGAGATCCCGGCCCCCGTCGCCTTGTTCCAGATCACCTCGCCGCGCATCAGGAACCCGATCTCCGCCATCACCCCGATGATCGCACTGTGGTACGGGATGTACGGTTTCCTCCCCACATTCGCCACATTCACGCACGCCCGGCCGCCCGGCACGAGCACGCGGTACGTCTCCGCAAAGACCGCCCGCAGCAGGGCCAGGTACTCCTCCATGTCCAGGTCGTCGTCATAGGTCTTGCCCACATTGTAGGGCGGCGACGTCACCATCAGGTGGACGCTGTTGTCCGGGATCAGGGCCAGGTCCCTGCTGTCCCGGCAGAGGACCGCGTTCCTGACGCCCGGCGGGAGGTCGTTCTCCCCCTGTCCACCTTCCCCGCCCGCCCCGGCCGCCGCATAGATCTTGCGGCCGTAGAAAGCCCTCGCGTCGTGGCACTCCCGCTTCGAGACCCCGAAGTCGCTCGTTTCCGACTTCCTCCTCCGGATCGTGACCCGCTTTTTGCAGGCAGGGCAGGAGGTGAAGAATGTCGCCCGTCCGGTGTACTCGAAGGAACATCCGCAGGCAGGGCAGGTAAGGTGCATCACCACTCTGTTGGCGCACACTCTACATAGGCGTGACGAAACAGGACGGCGACCCGTCCATGAGATGGCCGAATAATCCTCGGGAAAAATAAAAAGATATTTATAGCGACAATTCAACCCTATCATCGGTGGAACCATGCCCAGAGGGAAATTCGAAGTCTACCAGGAGAAGTCCGGTGAATTCAGGTTCAGGCTCAAGGCGTCAAACGGCCAGGTCATCGCCACGAGCCAGGGCTACAAGTCGAAGGAGTCGTGCCTGAAAGGAATAGAGAGTGTCAGGAACAACGCCCCCAATGCCGAAGTCCTCCAGGCACACGAGTAAAACAGGCACATCATTCCAGAACTCCATCTCGCCTCTCCCGGAAAAATAATTATTTTTTCTCCTGCGAAAGCAGGCGGTCCATGATCTCCGGGCTCCGGTCCTTGAGACCGAAGCCGACAATGATTGCAATAGCGGCGCCGATCCCGAGCCCGACACCCCAGGCGACAGGTCCGATGAAGACGTAGATGATCGTCAGGTCGATGGCAAGCTGGGTCAGTGCGAGCATGATCACGACGAAGTAGAGGAAGACCCGCAGTCCCATGATCATGGGCCCGGCCAGGGCGACTTCTGCCGCGGAACTCATTTTTTCCAGGACATCGGCGAAGAAGTCGACCAGGATCAGGCCGGCGATGAGGATGATCACAAAAGCCGCGATGTTCGGGAGATAGGCGACGATAGCGGCAATCACTCGCGAGAGAGTCTCGATCTGGAGGACGCTCGCCGCCACCATGATCGCGATCAGGTAGACGGCCCACCGCACGAGCAGGTCGAAGAGATGGACGATCAAAAGACCGCTCTTCTCGACCGCCTCGCCGGGCCCGGTCTTTCTGAGGGCGTCGTCCACGCCGATCCGGTCCAGGAACTTCGACACGACGGAACCCAGCAGGCGCCCGACGATCCAGCCGATGATCAGGATGATCACTGCGGCGACAAGGTACGGCAGGAATGCGATCACGCTTCCGCCGACCTGGCCAATGGTGACGATAATATCAGCCATGGTACATCTGGCATGAATTATAATATCACCATATATAATTTGCTGAGGGAGATGATCATGAGCCGGATGCACAAGACGTTTTCACCCCAAAAAATGGGCGAAAATCGGTTTGTCCCCGGGAAAAGAGGGCAGAGAGATGTACCGCAGCGATACGACGAAAAAGGTGTTCGCCGGAGGGGAAGCGGCAGGTATACATAGGACCATGCCGATGAGGAAAAAGGGGATGCACACCCGCATGCGCCTCCAGACCGTCGTACTTCTTCTCCTCCCGGCCCTGCTCGCCGCGCCGGCCCTAGCTCAGGATGCCGTGCCGTCCTTTCCCCTCGTGAACCTGACGCCCTTCGGGAATGACAGCGCCCTCAACGCCACGCCGGCGGACTATCGCGCCGCAGCGACGCCTCAGGAACTCCTGCGTGTCCAGGCCGACGCCCGCGGCCACGGCGCCAAGGGGGAGGCCCAGGTGGAGACGACGTACCTCGTCCTCACCGCCGACGATCTCGCCGTCCTCCTGCTCTTCGCCGGGATACTGGCCGTCTGTTGTGCTCTCGTGCGGAGGTTCGGGAGATAGGTCACCCGATCCCGATCTGGATCACGGTCGGGTACTTGCTCATCATCGCGTAGACGATCGCGTTCGAGACCCAGAGCCGCCCTTTATGGAACTCGCGCATCGCGCCGAGTTCGCCGAGAGTCTTGAGGGCGAGGAGGGCCGTCCCGTCCCTGAGGTAAAAACTGTCCCTGACCTCGGGCGAGAAGGAGAAGACGATGGGAAGCCAGAGGCGGTCGTGCATCTCGCGGGGGAGGCGGTCGCCGAGAGTTCTGATCACGTCGCGATCGAAGGCGTACTCCTTCCCTCCCTTCGTCGTCGACGACGGAACTTTCTCGTCGAGGAGGCGGGCGAGGGTCTTTCTCTCGGCGACGAGGGCGTCGTTGATCCGCCCGGCCTCGATGCCCATCCACCGTCTCATCACCGACTCGTCGTCGATGGTCGGCCGGTATGCCATCGGTTCCCCGAGGGGGAGGGAGCGGGATATAGTTTTGCAGTCACCTCCTGACCCACAGGTATCCCGATATCGCGAGAATGGACACACCGACGGCAAGCCCGACGTCCGGGATCGGGGTCGACGCATCGCTCTTCCAGGTGACGACCCGCCACGGGACGAGCACGGCCAGGGCGATGACGACGACGACGAGGAGTTTGGTCTCCAGATCGTCGAGGTCGCGGATCTCCACCCAGCCAGGGAGAGGGGCCTTGGCGATGAAGAGTTCGTACAGGCCCAGGGAGATGACATAGAAGACCGTGGCCACGAGGAAGATGTCGATGATCTTGATGGAAATGGAGAGCAGTGCTTCCAGGGCCGCGGGCTCGAAACTGAGGGCGGTGAATGTCTCAAGGACCGTCAGGACGGTGAGGACGAACCCGAAGACAAAGAGACTGACCGAAACCAGGGCCGACCCGATCACGGCAAGGATGAAGAGCCAGCCGCTGGAGGACGCGAGCATCTCCATGACGACACGGGACGAGCCCACACCCGCCCGAACACCTGGCGAGCCCCCTTCAGGCTCTATTTCGTAATCCTTTCCCGCACCCATACCCCTTCCCCAGGGGGGGAAGGGAGGCAGGACGATATAATGCTCCCCGGAGTCCCCGGCCGCCTAGTCGTGCGCCATCTGGTCGACCGCGGCCGTGATCGCCAGGACAAGGGCGGCGGCGTGGCCGGGTGCGATCTCCACGCCGTAGGTGTCCCGGATACGGAACCATTTCTTCGAGACCTCGGCGACCTTCTCCCGTCCGGCCTCGATCCTGTACTCGTGGGCCAGGATGTTTCCCTGGATGCTCCAGTCCTCGCCGTCCGGGATCTTCACCGTCCACCTGTCCCGGAGAGGAGAGATCAGGGCCTTCTTGATCGTGGCCGCCGTGCCGCCTTCGGCCTTTTCGATCTCCATGGTGTCCTTGATGCGGAGCATCCTCTCCTGGATCTTGTAGAGGTCCTTCCCGTCGCTGTCCTGGATCACCAGGGTGTTCCTGAGCCGGAGCATCTTGCCGTCCACTTTATAGGTCTTTTTTCCCGCGGCGTCCTCGATCCAGTAGTCGTCCCCGATGGAGACGAGTTTCTCTTTCATCTTATACTGGTGTGCCGCTTCCTCTCCGCCCTTCCGGGCGACTTCTCCCCTTCTTCGCAACATATCTCTCGCCTCTTTCTCTCCCGGACCGCCCTCGTCGTACGCCAGACGGCGGTCCGCTACCGGGGGCAGTACCCCGAGATTGGCATTATACTTTTCCCGAAAACCGGGCATCTGCCCGGCACCGCGGCCCCGGCGGCGGTCCACCCACATTTATATACGGTCGTGAATATCTCCTGCCTGCCACGCGTCCGGGAACGCGATCTCCTCCGTGCAGACACTGCTTCCTGCCGGACCCTCCCGGATGCCGATGGCCAGGAGGACGAATTCCATGAACGAATCAGATTCGCAGAAGTTCTGGGTCGGCGTGATAGGCGGGCTGTTGGTGGCGCTTGTCATCAATTACCTCATCACCATCGGCGGCGCCTTCGCCGGGGGGATCGTGGCAGGCTGGATCGTGCGAGGGGGCGCAAAGAACGGCGGGAAAGCGGGCGTTTATGTCGGCCTCCTGAACGCGGTCGTGCTGGCGGCCGCCATCCTGGTGTATGGCATCGAGACCGCTCCGGGCGACATCAGTTACCTGGGGTTCCTCGGGTCGACGCTCTTCATCGTCGTCGCCCTCTTCCCGCTCTTCGGCCTCTTCGGCTATGTGGGAGGGCTCATCGGAGGGTCGCTGACGAAGTGACGGAGGGGGATGCTCCGAAAAAAAGTGTTGGGTTTTATCTCCTCTTCCAGAGGAAGACTGCCGCGATGAGGATGACTGCCGCCACGCAGAGGAGGAGGATCATGGTGGGGAAGGGCTGCGGTGTCTCCGCCGGGGGAGAGGCGGGTTCGACCGACGTCACGGGCGGGAGGGGTTCGGTCGTCCCGGCCTGTGCTCCGGCGTCCGGTGCTTTGATCTCGACGGGCGCGGGGTCGCCGCCGATCGCAAAGAGGGAGAAGCCCGGACTCCGGGCCGAGAAGTGCCAGGAGGTTGCGTCCTCATCCACGACCTCGGTGGGGAGGGCCTGCCAGGCGCCGTCGTGGTACCGGTACAGCACGACGTCCGCGGGGTCGAGGCCGCTCTCTGCCAGCCACGCCTTCGGGATGCTGAAGAGGATGAGGGCGCCCTCGATGGCGTCGTCGGTCGTGTGGTAGATCGTCACCTCGTCGTACTCAAAGATCGTGCCGGCCGGGGCGTCGACGCCGGAGGGGAGGCCGCTCCGCTCGATGGTGACAAAGATCGTCTGGATGGTCTCGCCGGCCGTCACCCTGATCTCATAGATCGCCCGGTTCGGGAATGTCAGGGAGGCGTTGCCGCCGGTGAGGATCTGTCCTGCGGACGCGGCGGAGAGGTCAGAGCGCCCGCCGCCGGAACCGGAGGGGGGAGAGACGGGTTCGAGGGCAAAGGAGACGGGCACCGTCTCCCCCGGCACGACTGTCACCACCCTGTGTGCAGGCGTCACATAGCCGTCGAGGGTGACGGTGATGGTGTGGTCGCCGACAGGGAGGTAGAGGGAGGTGCCGGTGGTGTGGCCGATTGTCCTGCCGTCAAGGTGGACGGACGCCCCCGCGGGCGTCGAGGCGATCGCCACCGTCCCGCCGTACACCAGTGGAAGGTAGTCGGTGCCAAATTCCTCGCCGTTGTTCATGGCGATGGTCAGAGGTTCGTCGCAGATGCCGTCGAAGTCGGCGTCCGCACACCACTCCGAGATGTTCTGGGCGGGGTCAGTCAGCCAGAGGTTGCCGCCGAGGTACGGCCCGCCCGCGATGTTCGTGCCGGATGTGCGGGTGGTGTTCAGGACGGCGGAGAAACGTTCCATGATGTCGCTTTCTTCAGAGCCACGCGCTTCAAAGTCATCTTCTGCATAGATGTTGGTGGGGTTGTCGAAGCGGCAGTTGGTGATGGCGGTGTCCTCGCAACAATAGAAATAGACCGCACCGCCGGAATTCTCTAACTCATCTTCGGAGGACTCCAGACTCCGCAGCTCGACGTCGTGGTCGGTCGCGGTGTTTCCGATGAAGGTGGTGCCGGTGATGGTGGTGTCCTCGCACCACCCGAACGCTGCCCCGCCGCCGTTGGTTGCGTCGTTTTCAGTGAAGGCGGTGCCGGTGACCGTGGCGTTCTCGCAACTCTCGAAAACTGCCCCGCCGCCCATGAAGATTGCGGTGTTGTGTATGAAGATCGTGTCGGTGACCGTGGCATTATCGCACCCCCCGAAAACTGCCCCGCCGCCGAGCTCCTCTGCCGCGTTGCCGGTGAACATAGTGCAGGTGATGGTGGGTTCTTCGCACCCCCCGAACGCTGCTCCGCCGCCGTAGGTCGCGTTGTTGCATGTGAAGACGGAGTCGGTGACCGTGGCATTGTTGCACCTGTTGAAGTATGCCCCGCCGCCGACACAATCCGGCCCTCTGCTGGCGGCCTTCGGTCCGAGAGCTGGCTCGCTGCCGAAATACTCTGCCCTGTTATTTTCAAAGGTTGTGCGGGTCAGCATGGCGTTCTCGCAGTCCCCGAAGTATGCCCCGCCGCCTTCGTTTGCGGTGTTGTTGGTGAACTCTGTCCTCTCGACCCGGAGGTCATCAACGTACCGGGCATAGAGCGCACCGCCGGCAGCATCACCGTTCGCCGCGTTCCCGGTGAAGGTGCAGTCTGCGATGGTGAGGCCCCGAATGCGGACTTCAACATTCCCCGTGGCGTAGATTCCACCGCCACGGGTCGCGTTGTTGCCGGTGAAGATCGTGTCGGCGAGCCTGGCATTACCGCACCCGCTGAAGTATGCCCCGCCGCCGCAGCCGGAGATCTCTGACCCTCTGCTGGCGACCGTAGGTACGACAGTCGGAACGCCGCCGGAGGTTGCGTTGTTGCCGGTGAAGGTGGCGTCGGTGAGCGTGGGATTCGCACACCCCCAGAAGTACGCCCCGCCGCCATACTTCTCTGCCTCGTTTTCAGTGAAGGCGGTGCCGGTGACCGTGGCGTTCTCGCAAATCTCGAAAACTGCCCCGCCGCCGACGAAGGCCGCGTTGTTGTCGGTGAAGATCGTGTCGGCGAGCCTGGCATTATCGCACCCGCTGAAGTATGCCCCGCCGCCATATTCCGCACTGTTTTCGGTGAACTCTGTCCTCTCGACCCGGAGGTCGTCGACATATTCGGCATAGAGCGCACCGCCACCAGGATTTACACTCGGACCGCCGATTGCCCCATTCCCGACGAAGGTGCATTCTGCGATGGTGAGGCCCCTGATGTGGTCTTCAGGATCCCCGGCGGCGTAGATCCCGGCGGCGTTGCCGGAGATGTTGAGGCCGCGGAAGGTCGTGTTGTCCGCTGTGACGGCGAAGGCCGGTGCCGAGGGGCCGGGGGACATCGTTGCTACCGCCGAGGGGCCGACCGCCGAGGGGCCGGCGATGAGGGGTTGGGCGGGCGAACCTTCCCACTGTTTGACCATCACGTCGGGGACGTTGATGGTAATGCCGCTCTCGTAGACGCGGTCCGCCGCGCTCTCCGCCATGCCCCAGATGCGGATGGTGTCACCGTCTCCGATCTGATCCCCGATCTCCCAGAGACTGGTGACGTTACCGCTCCCCTCGATCTTCGAGACATTCCAGATGCGGGGGTGGATGACCCCGGCCCTGGCGGCTATCATGAGGGGTGTTTCTTCCTCCGCGACGATCTCGATCGACGTGGTGTTCGCGAGGTGTGCGCTCGCGTTGGTTGCGGTGAGGGCGACGGTGTAGGTGCCGGCCCCGGTGAAAGTGTGAGTAAGGTCAGGGCCGTTTCCCGCCGCGACGCCGTCGATTGTCCACTCCCAGATGTCGACCGCCGGACCCGTCGCCGTCCCGGTGAAACGCACGGTGAGCGGCACCGGGCCGTCAGGCGGGTCGGCGGCAATCGAGAGGACGAGCGCCGCATCCGGCGGCGTCTCCGTTTCTACCGGGAGTATGGTGTTCGTGACCGTTTCAACGGGCGCCAGCGTTTCAGGCGGAACCGTGGACTCGTCCTCGCCGGCGACCGGGCCGATGATACAGGCCAGGGCCACCAGCAGGACGACAAAAAAAGGTACTTCTTTCAGAAAGGGGGGGATATTTCTCATTTCAAGCCTCCTAATAAACTGAACGTCAGCTTCCCCGGATGCCGAATGAGATCACGCCTCACGGGGGGCCGATACGCTCGCAATTCCATTTTGTTACATATATATGTTGGTATTTTGACCGATAGATTCTAATAATGACCTTGTTGAACGTATATTTTTCATTTAAATGATATGGACATTGGAGATGCAGTACGGAACATAGCACAGGTTTTTTCGGGGAGGCAAAACGAGAGAGGGGGACGTCGCGAGTGTCCCGGAGAAACGTGCTCGACCCCTTCGACTATGTGGGCGGGCTCATCGGGGGGTCGCTGACGAAGTGACGGAGGTGCCGGGGTCGTCGCACGCATGCAAATACATTTATAATGTGTGTCATATGTCCCGAGAAGAGCCCGGAATACGGAGGGGATGTGATGAAAAAAGTGGTTATTTTTGCGCTTGTGATGCTCTGCTTCGGCGCAGTGCTCATAGCGGGATGCACGCAGCAGGGACCCGCCGACGCCGACGCCCACCGCGACGACCACTGAAGAGACGCCGACGGTGACGGAGACGGTGACGGAGACGACAGTTCCAACCGGAAATGAGACCGACATCTTCAGGACCCTGAACACGATGCCGCAGTACTCGGTGCTCCGCGAACTGCTCCTTCTTGCCGGACTGGACCAGACGCTCGCAACAGGGGGGCCCTATACTCTCTTTGCGCCGGAGAGCACCGCCTTCGCCACGAGCATCACGAAGGACCAGGAGAGCATGATCCGGGCCGACCCGGCCCTGCTCGAACCGGTCCTCCTCTACCATGTCGTGGAGGGGACGTACACGGCGGCCGATCTCAAGAATGTCACCTCTCTCACGACCCTGGAGGGCAGCACGCTGAATGTCACGGTGTCGGGCGACACGGTGACGGTGGACGGCGCAACCGTGGTGGAGGCCGACATTATGGCGACGAACGGCGTGATCCACGGCATCGATGCCGTGCTGCTGCCGCCTGACGTGACCATGCCCTAGACGACGACGGCGACGACAGGGACAGAGACGACCGCGGCAGAAACAACCACAGAGGCGACGACGACGGAGGAGACCACGGCGGCGGGGGCCTGATCTCCCCCGATTTTTTCTGCGGCGAACTATTTTTCCGCCTTCACGATGTACGGATCTGCCGGGTAGGGTACACGACGGGCCGGACCATACCGCAGACCCCGTGCCCCTGACCTTTGTTTCACGCCCCGCGAGGACGGATTATATAGGGGGGCGCCGAATTTTCCTCCATGTCCCCCCGCGTGATCATCCACACGACGGTCAGTCTCGACAGCGCGACCACCGGCTATGATATCGATATCGGCCTGCACTACGAACTCCTCCTCGCCTTCGGGCCGGAGGCGATGCTCGTGGGTTCGACGACGGCGCGGACGGGCATCGAGACGTTTCTGGACATCGATCAGCCGGAGGGTCCCGCGGACCTCCAGAGGCCGGCGGTCAGTCCCGACGACCCCCGCCCCATCGGCGTCTTCGTCGACAGCCGGGGGGTGCTGAAGGGCCTGCTCCACTTCTACCGGCAGATGGAGCATATCAAGGACGTCGTCGTACTCGTCTCCGAGGCGACGCCTGATGACTACCTCGCGTACCTGCGGGAGAGGGAGTACCCGTTCATCAGGTGCGGGGCGGAGCGGGTGGACCTCGGGGCGGCGCTGGAAGAACTCGGGAAAAGTTTCGGGGTCACGCGGGTCGTCACCGACAGCGGGGGCGGCCTCTCCGGCGCCCTGATCGAGGCGGGGGTCGCCGACGAGATCAGCCTTGTCGTGACGCCGGTGATCTCGGGGGCGGGGTGCACGAAACTGTTCAGGGGGGTGGACGCACCCGTCGACCTGGAGTTGATCGGGTCGAAGGAAGTGGGGAAGGGCAGGGTGCACCTGCGGTACGCGGTGAAGAAAAAGGAGTGAGAGGGGGAAAGGGTCGGCACGCCGGGCGCAGATCACCCTGCCATTACACGGCCAGGGTATCCCGGAGGAACCGGCCCAGATGTTCGATATCGGCGGAGTCCGCCTCGACTTCGTCCCCCCTGAGCCCCGCGACGGCGAGAGACGGGTCCGTCGGTATCACCGCGGCGATGGCGTGCCGGTCGCCGAGGGCGTCGCACATGAAGTGTTCACTGGATCCGTCAACTTTGTTCAGGACGAAAAATACCGGTTTGTCGATGCTTCTGCTCAACTCTGCAACTTTTTCGGCCAGTTTGAGGGATTCGTAGGAG contains:
- a CDS encoding GNAT family N-acetyltransferase gives rise to the protein MAEEVATARLRLVPATAAHLTADSAALASLLGAAVPDAWPPETVEDAIPTFLSWLTEDPASEGWNLWYIVSPDGVLAGSCGFVGRPSPDGEAEMGYAVLPAFRGRGYATEAAAALVEWAFAHPAVTCVTAQADPANRASVRVLEKAGFVPDGAGDEGCVRFVLWERNL
- a CDS encoding DNA methyltransferase yields the protein MHLTCPACGCSFEYTGRATFFTSCPACKKRVTIRRRKSETSDFGVSKRECHDARAFYGRKIYAAAGAGGEGGQGENDLPPGVRNAVLCRDSRDLALIPDNSVHLMVTSPPYNVGKTYDDDLDMEEYLALLRAVFAETYRVLVPGGRACVNVANVGRKPYIPYHSAIIGVMAEIGFLMRGEVIWNKATGAGISTAWGSWRSASNPTLRDVHEYILVYSKGSYARKKGEREDTIGREEFLEWTKSVWTFPTESARKVGHPAPFPVELPYRCIQLYTFKGDVVLDPFAGAGTTGVAALRAGRDFVCVDSDAGYAERAKERLRAEGWDG
- a CDS encoding YegP family protein, whose amino-acid sequence is MPRGKFEVYQEKSGEFRFRLKASNGQVIATSQGYKSKESCLKGIESVRNNAPNAEVLQAHE
- a CDS encoding DUF61 family protein codes for the protein MAYRPTIDDESVMRRWMGIEAGRINDALVAERKTLARLLDEKVPSSTTKGGKEYAFDRDVIRTLGDRLPREMHDRLWLPIVFSFSPEVRDSFYLRDGTALLALKTLGELGAMREFHKGRLWVSNAIVYAMMSKYPTVIQIGIG
- a CDS encoding YqhA family protein; amino-acid sequence: MGAGKDYEIEPEGGSPGVRAGVGSSRVVMEMLASSSGWLFILAVIGSALVSVSLFVFGFVLTVLTVLETFTALSFEPAALEALLSISIKIIDIFLVATVFYVISLGLYELFIAKAPLPGWVEIRDLDDLETKLLVVVVIALAVLVPWRVVTWKSDASTPIPDVGLAVGVSILAISGYLWVRR
- a CDS encoding LURP-one-related family protein; the protein is MLRRRGEVARKGGEEAAHQYKMKEKLVSIGDDYWIEDAAGKKTYKVDGKMLRLRNTLVIQDSDGKDLYKIQERMLRIKDTMEIEKAEGGTAATIKKALISPLRDRWTVKIPDGEDWSIQGNILAHEYRIEAGREKVAEVSKKWFRIRDTYGVEIAPGHAAALVLAITAAVDQMAHD
- a CDS encoding DUF5518 domain-containing protein, with the translated sequence MNESDSQKFWVGVIGGLLVALVINYLITIGGAFAGGIVAGWIVRGGAKNGGKAGVYVGLLNAVVLAAAILVYGIETAPGDISYLGFLGSTLFIVVALFPLFGLFGYVGGLIGGSLTK
- a CDS encoding PGF-pre-PGF domain-containing protein, whose product is MRNIPPFLKEVPFFVVLLVALACIIGPVAGEDESTVPPETLAPVETVTNTILPVETETPPDAALVLSIAADPPDGPVPLTVRFTGTATGPAVDIWEWTIDGVAAGNGPDLTHTFTGAGTYTVALTATNASAHLANTTSIEIVAEEETPLMIAARAGVIHPRIWNVSKIEGSGNVTSLWEIGDQIGDGDTIRIWGMAESAADRVYESGITINVPDVMVKQWEGSPAQPLIAGPSAVGPSAVATMSPGPSAPAFAVTADNTTFRGLNISGNAAGIYAAGDPEDHIRGLTIAECTFVGNGAIGGPSVNPGGGALYAEYVDDLRVERTEFTENSAEYGGGAYFSGCDNARLADTIFTDNNAAFVGGGAVFEICENATVTGTAFTENEAEKYGGGAYFWGCANPTLTDATFTGNNATSGGVPTVVPTVASRGSEISGCGGGAYFSGCGNARLADTIFTGNNATRGGGIYATGNVEVRIRGLTIADCTFTGNAANGDAAGGALYARYVDDLRVERTEFTNNTANEGGGAYFGDCENAMLTRTTFENNRAEYFGSEPALGPKAASRGPDCVGGGAYFNRCNNATVTDSVFTCNNATYGGGAAFGGCEEPTITCTMFTGNAAEELGGGAVFGGCDNATVTDTIFIHNTAIFMGGGAVFESCENATVTGTAFTENDATNGGGAAFGWCEDTTITGTTFIGNTATDHDVELRSLESSEDELENSGGAVYFYCCEDTAITNCRFDNPTNIYAEDDFEARGSEESDIMERFSAVLNTTRTSGTNIAGGPYLGGNLWLTDPAQNISEWCADADFDGICDEPLTIAMNNGEEFGTDYLPLVYGGTVAIASTPAGASVHLDGRTIGHTTGTSLYLPVGDHTITVTLDGYVTPAHRVVTVVPGETVPVSFALEPVSPPSGSGGGRSDLSAASAGQILTGGNASLTFPNRAIYEIRVTAGETIQTIFVTIERSGLPSGVDAPAGTIFEYDEVTIYHTTDDAIEGALILFSIPKAWLAESGLDPADVVLYRYHDGAWQALPTEVVDEDATSWHFSARSPGFSLFAIGGDPAPVEIKAPDAGAQAGTTEPLPPVTSVEPASPPAETPQPFPTMILLLCVAAVILIAAVFLWKRR
- a CDS encoding fasciclin domain-containing protein, which codes for MTETVTETTVPTGNETDIFRTLNTMPQYSVLRELLLLAGLDQTLATGGPYTLFAPESTAFATSITKDQESMIRADPALLEPVLLYHVVEGTYTAADLKNVTSLTTLEGSTLNVTVSGDTVTVDGATVVEADIMATNGVIHGIDAVLLPPDVTMP
- a CDS encoding dihydrofolate reductase family protein; translated protein: MSPRVIIHTTVSLDSATTGYDIDIGLHYELLLAFGPEAMLVGSTTARTGIETFLDIDQPEGPADLQRPAVSPDDPRPIGVFVDSRGVLKGLLHFYRQMEHIKDVVVLVSEATPDDYLAYLREREYPFIRCGAERVDLGAALEELGKSFGVTRVVTDSGGGLSGALIEAGVADEISLVVTPVISGAGCTKLFRGVDAPVDLELIGSKEVGKGRVHLRYAVKKKE